A genomic segment from Malus domestica chromosome 05, GDT2T_hap1 encodes:
- the LOC103402138 gene encoding protein BYPASS1-LIKE-like, translating to MPATEYSSAGSNQVGRSIFSLRRDQLNSMESHGLSGGSGSGGLDLDSFQTHVADCFHNLSSSSHDVLSLPWLRDLLESFIRIHQEFKTLLILSSTKTHISKPTVDRYISDYFERHVKALDVCNAIRDGMEQMRQWLKLLDIVLVALDRDRTLGEGQFRRAKKALVDLAIAMLDDKDSSNTTVAHRNRSFGRNNNTKDHQHQQHRSLGHFRSLSWSVSRSWSAARQLQAIGNNLYAPRPNEILASSGLAPAVFTINSVLLFVMWALVAAIPCQDRGLQVHFNVPRSFAWAGPMLSLHERIMDESKRRDRRNACALLKEIHQIEWCSRVIGDLADSAHFPLAEEKEREVRQRVQELSSLCQGIKEGLDPLERQVREVFHGIVKSRTEGLDSFGRMNNPE from the coding sequence ATGCCAGCGACGGAATACTCGTCAGCTGGTTCCAATCAAGTCGGAAGGTCAATCTTCAGCCTCAGACGCGATCAGTTGAATTCAATGGAAAGTCACGGCCTTTCAGGTGGCAGCGGTAGTGGCGGATTGGACCTCGATTCCTTCCAAACCCACGTCGCCGATTGCTTCCACaacctctcctcctcctcccacgACGTCCTCTCCCTCCCATGGCTCCGAGACCTCCTCGAATCCTTCATCCGCATACACCAGGAGTTCAAAACCCTCCTCATCCTCTCGTCTACCAAAACCCACATCTCCAAACCCACCGTCGACCGCTACATCTCCGACTATTTCGAGCGCCACGTCAAGGCCCTCGACGTCTGCAACGCCATCCGCGACGGAATGGAGCAGATGCGCCAGTGGCTCAAGCTGCTCGACATCGTCCTCGTCGCGCTAGACCGGGACAGGACGCTCGGCGAGGGCCAATTTCGCCGGGCGAAGAAGGCCCTCGTCGACCTAGCCATCGCAATGCTCGACGACAAGGACTCCTCCAACACCACCGTAGCCCACCGGAACCGCTCCTTCGGCCGAAACAACAACACAAAGGATCATCAGCACCAGCAGCACCGGTCGCTCGGCCACTTCCGATCTCTGTCCTGGAGCGTCTCGAGGTCGTGGTCGGCCGCGAGGCAGCTCCAAGCAATCGGGAACAATCTATACGCCCCGAGGCCCAATGAAATTTTGGCCTCCAGTGGGCTGGCCCCGGCGGTTTTCACAATCAATTCGGTTTTGCTGTTCGTAATGTGGGCTCTGGTGGCGGCGATACCCTGCCAGGACAGGGGATTGCAGGTGCATTTCAACGTGCCGAGGAGCTTCGCATGGGCGGGGCCAATGCTGTCTCTGCACGAGCGGATTATGGACGAGTCGAAGCGGCGAGACAGGAGGAATGCCTGCGCATTGTTGAAGGAGATTCATCAGATCGAATGGTGCTCTCGGGTGATTGGCGATCTGGCTGACTCCGCGCACTTCCCGCTTGCggaggagaaggagagggaggtgAGGCAGAGAGTGCAGGAACTGTCGAGCCTCTGCCAGGGGATTAAGGAGGGATTAGATCCTCTGGAACGGCAGGTCAGGGAGGTGTTCCATGGAATTGTAAAAAGCCGAACGGAGGGGTTGGACTCGTTCGGAAGAATGAATAACCCCGAATGA
- the LOC103402137 gene encoding uncharacterized protein, with protein sequence MDLELGLKITHTVEDHVSSANFQIAKDRSGPLFVSKETESMFILTGHLKGYRRERVYIDINEDGTQIGISGEKPVQEKVMSGWIMYKKEVEIRGFRKVFRIPDGVVLDRIKAKFNVHESSLTIVMPKSVKGIRGVGIEEVKEDEADTGKQQLKQPSAAEEVPVKYGFRGKIEGEIGETEKTKVEENRRTDAKGVDEDGSKKEVVADGVIGKDTRGSTVKEEAKDSKAQSMQHRTKSVSENNEESKVAKVEEADVILKEKVGRKEFETDQTVANRVTKRENAEVTREVNKPSQENQVTAMHDTAKENSSELQKLEAPKAGIEEHVRSRQESSESSKQTEDTTATQQEAQVQREKNADGIRREGDAVQLPKHESIKEGQGSGVQEIAKNEEHIKEKDEDESSEMEEQSDVDDKKSSDDQEKKDGMEKSNLLCSPFIIAGSALIVSLVMLAINRIRTRKR encoded by the exons ATGGATCTAGAATTAGGACTCAAGATCACCCATACCGTAGAAGATCATGTCTCCTCTGCCAACTTTCAGATTGCCAAGGACAGATCCGGTCCTCTTTTCGTGTCTAAGGAAACCGAAAGCATGTTCATCCTCACCGGCCATCTTAAAG GTTATAGAAGAGAGCGTGTGTATATTGACATAAATGAAGATGGGACGCAGATTGGCATCAGTGGGGAGAAGCCAGTTCAAGAGAAGGTGATGTCAGGATGGATAATGTACAAGAAAGAGGTGGAGATAAGGGGTTTCAGAAAAGTCTTTCGAATTCCGGATGGAGTGGTTTTGGATCGAATCAAGGCCAAGTTTAATGTACACGAATCAAGTCTCACGATCGTCATGCCAAAATCAGTGAAAGGAATTCGCGGGGTTGGGATCGAGGAAGTGAAGGAAGATGAAGCGGATACAGGGAAACAGCAGCTAAAACAGCCTTCCGCAGCTGAAGAAGTCCCTGTAAAATATGGTTTTAGGGGAAAAATTGAGGGGGAAATTGGTGAGACCGAGAAAACGAAAGTAGAAGAAAATCGTCGAACTGATGCGAAAGGGGTTGATGAAGATGGCTCCAAGAAAGAAGTTGTAGCTGATGGAGTCATCGGAAAGGACACGAGAGGAAGCACAGTTAAGGAAGAAGCTAAAGATTCAAAGGCTCAAAGTATGCAACACAGAACAAAATCTGTTTCCGAAAACAATGAAGAGTCAAAAGTTGCAAAGGTAGAAGAAGCTGATGTAATTCTGAAAGAGAAAGTTGGAAGAAAGGAATTCGAAACAGATCAAACTGTAGCGAATAGAGTTACGAAGAGAGAAAATGCTGAAGTAACACGTGAAGTTAACAAGCCTTCACAAGAAAATCAGGTAACTGCTATGCATGACACAGCAAAAGAAAACTCTTCTGAGCTCCAAAAATTGGAAGCGCCTAAGGCAGGGATTGAGGAACACGTTCGAAGCAGACAAGAGAGCAGCGAATCATCAAAACAAACAGAAGATACAACAGCTACACAACAAGAAGCGCAAGTTCAACGCGAAAAGAATGCGGATGGAATTCGTAGAGAAGGGGATGCAGTTCAGCTACCAAAGCACGAATCCATCAAAGAAGGTCAGGGAAGCGGAGTTCAAGAAATagcgaagaacgaagaacacatCAAAGAGAAGGATGAGGATGAATCTTCCGAAATGGAGGAACAAAGTGATGTGGATGATAAGAAATCAAGTGATGATCAAGAGAAGAAGGATGGTATGGAAAAGTCCAATCTGCTGTGCTCTCCTTTTATAATCGCAGGTTCAGCACTTATTGTGTCCCTGGTGATGCTAGCAATCAACAGGATTAGAACTAGAAAAAGATAG
- the LOC103402136 gene encoding early nodulin-like protein 18 translates to MKFSMLVFLSLLSFLFQHSHSTTILVDGVSEWKNPTVHVGDSVIFKHKYQYSLYIFQNQRAFDLCNFTQATLLTKPDSTSFTWHPSRTGFFYFAFNNASLLKTCQNTQKLAITVSSSAPPPKSSSSSSSSPISPELPPTAAPTPKPGGGGASSPVFPWPFHPRQVALSPSPQPSVSSSVTDKGGGGGGIPFINSNPAVPLPTGEVDSATIHPVPTSGHQRQVLVGLFSAQMELALFYVVFLMM, encoded by the exons ATGAAGTTCTCCATGCTCGTCTTCCTGAGCTTGCTCTCTTTCCTCTTCCAGCATTCTCACTCCACCACAATACTAGTTGATGGAGTTTCAGAGTGGAAAAACCCAACTGTTCATGTGGGAGACTCCGTCA TTTTCAAGCACAAGTATCAGTACAGCCTCTACATTTTCCAGAACCAAAGGGCTTTCGATCTCTGCAATTTCACTCAAGCCACCCTACTTACCAAACCTGACTCCACCTCCTTCacg TGGCACCCATCACGCACTGGTTTCTTCTACTTTGCCTTCAACAATGCCTCTCTGCTCAAAACATGCCAAAACACCCAAAAGCTGGCCATTACAGTCTCCTCCTCCGCACCGCCGCCGAAAAGTTCAAGTTCAAGTTCAAGTTCACCAATCTCTCCGGAGCTTCCTCCAACGGCGGCCCCAACTCCGAAACCTGGTGGTGGAGGAGCATCTTCTCCAGTATTCCCATGGCCATTCCATCCTCGCCAAGTGGCCTTATCTCCCAGTCCACAACCAAGCGTAAGTTCTTCAGTGACGGATAAAGGCGGCGGTGGAGGCGGAATCCCATTTATTAATAGTAATCCTGCTGTTCCTCTGCCTACTGGTGAAGTGGATTCTGCTACAATACACCCTGTACCAACCTCTGGCCACCAGAGACAG GTGTTGGTGGGGTTATTTTCTGCTCAAATGGAATTGGCTCTATTTTATGTGGTTTTCCTGATGatgtaa